From the genome of Miscanthus floridulus cultivar M001 chromosome 10, ASM1932011v1, whole genome shotgun sequence, one region includes:
- the LOC136486565 gene encoding retinoblastoma-related protein 1-like isoform X3 yields MSSPDPSPDPLPSTSSQQQKQLGSLANLLAEASRFYRRAYNELFSGVTTEQEPESSTNTPEYMLFGWHLFLMLRSRSPELFKDLVSCIHGLVAVLAILLIHVPVKFRSFTVEGSSHLIKQTEKGVDLIASLCHNYHASEERLKEMMDKSHKAIEDVFGMIALSASECKTENLDKIDTDGLMYFKGLIDMESFQSNLEKMEKLCNSNSCEGELDFKLILINNDYIPCAENSSGESTNLGRSKCVFEILASPTKTIKNMLTVPSSPLSPVTGGSVKIVQMTPVTSAMTTAKWLHEVISSLPEKPSSKLQQLLSSCDRDLTNAVTERVSIVLEAIFPTKSSTDGGGSLGLNRANVFDIPWAEARKMEASKLYYRVLEAICRAELQNSNVNNLTSLLSNERFHRCLIACSAELVLTTHKPVFMMFPAVLESTGLTAFDLSKIIESFVRHEEILPRQLKRHLNSLEEQLLESMVWEKGSSLYNSLIVARPSLASEIKYLGLLAEPMPSLDDLVVRQNIHVEGLPATPSKKRAAGPDDNADPRSPKRSCNESRNTVVERNLQTPPPKQSHMVSTSLKAKCHPLESTFASPTVSNPVGGNEKCADVTIQIFFSKILKLAAVRIRNLCERVQHVELTERVYNVFNQILDQQTTLFFNRHIDQLILCSLYGVAKACKLELSFKELLNYYRKEAQWKPEVFQNIYIGSRNSNDVLVSRHVGIISFYNAVFVPAAKPFLVSLISSGTCPEDKKNASGQIPGSPKPSPLPNNLPDMSPKKVSASHNVYVSPLRQTKMDSLLSPSSRSFYACIGEGTHAYQSPSKDLAAINSRLNYGRRVNSRLNFDMVSDSVVAGSLGQPNGGSTSFDPAAAFSPLSKKRKPDT; encoded by the exons ATGTCTTCGCCGGACCCTTCGCCCGATCCTTTGCCGTCGACGAGCAGCCAACAG CAGAAGCAATTGGGGAGTTTGGCAAATCTACTGGCAGAGGCAAGCAG GTTCTACCGCAGAGCATATAATGAACTGTTCTCAGGTGTAACTACTGAGCAGGAGCCTGAATCATCGACTAATACTCCTGAGTATATGCTTTTTGGGTGGCATCTCTTCTTAATGCTTCGTTCGAGATCGCCAGAATTGTTCAAGGACCTGGTGTCCTGCATCCATGGATTAGTTGCTGTGTTG GCCATACTTTTGATCCACGTGCCAGTTAAATTTAGGAGCTTCACGGTTGAAGGCTCTTCTCACTTAA TCAAACAAACTGAGAAAGGCGTGGATCTTATTGCTTCGTTATGCCATAATTATCATGCCTCTGAAGAACGTTTGAAAGAAATGATGGACAAGTCTCACAAGGCAATAGAAGACGTTTTCGGCATGATAGCACTAAGTGCTTCAGAGTGCAAAACAGAAAATTTGGATAAGATAGACACAG ATGGCCTGATGTATTTCAAAGGTCTCATTGATATGGAGTCTTTCCAGTCAAATCTGGAAAAAATGGAGAAACTATGTAATTCTAATAGCTGTGAAGGGGAGCTTGATTTTAAATTAATTTTGATTAATAATGATTATATCCCCTGTGCTGAGAACTCGTCTGGGGAATCCACCAATTTAGGACGTTCAAAG TGTGTCTTTGAAATATTGGCATCTCCCACAAAGACAATAAAGAACATGCTGACTGTTCCTAGTTCCCCTTTGTCACCCGTCACCGGTGGTTCAGTCAAGATTGTGCAAATGACACCAGTAACTTCTGCCATGACGACAGCTAAGTGGCTTCATGAGGTGATATCTTCATTGCCAGAGAAGCCTTCATCTAAGCTTCAGCAGTTGCTGTCATCATGCGATAGGGATTTGACAAATGCTGTCACAGAAAGGGTCAGCATAGTTTTGGAAGCAATTTTTCCAACCAAGTCTTCTACTGATGGGGGTGGCTCATTAGGCCTCAATCGTGCAAATGTCTTTGATATTCCATGGGCAGAAGCCAGAAAAATGGAGGCTTCCAAGTTGTACTATAGGGTATTAGAGGCAATCTGCAGAGCTGAGTTACAAAACAGCAATGTAAATAATCTAACTTCATTGCTGTCAAATGAGCGTTTTCACCGATGTTTGATTGCATGTTCAGCGGAGCTAGTGTTGACGACACATAAGCCAGTCTTCATGATGTTTCCTGCTGTTCTTGAGAGTACGGGACTAACTGCATTTGATTTGAGCAAAATAATTGAGAGCTTTGTGAGACATGAAGAGATCCTCCCAAGACAATTGAAAAGGCACCTAAATTCTTTAGAAGAACAGCTTTTGGAAAGCATGGTATGGGAGAAAGGTTCATCATTGTATAACTCATTGATTGTTGCCAGGCCATCTCTCGCTTCAGAAATAAAATACCTTGGGCTTTTGGCTGAACCAATGCCATCTCTTGATGACTTAGTGGTAAGGCAGAATATTCATGTTGAGGGCTTGCCTGCTACACCATCTAAAAAACGTGCTGCTGGTCCAG ATGACAACGCTGATCCTCGATCACCAAAGAGATCGTGCAATGAATCTAGGAACACAGTGGTAGAGCGCAATTTGCAGACACCTCCACCCAAGCAAAGCCACATGGTGTCGACTAGTTTGAAAGCAAAATGCCATCCACTCGAGTCCACATTTGCAAG TCCAACTGTCAGTAATCCTGTTGGTGGGAATGAAAAATGTGCTGACGTGACAATTCAGATATTTTTTTCCAAA ATTCTGAAGTTGGCTGCTGTTAGAATAAGAAACTTGTGTGAAAGGGTTCAACATGTGGAACTGACAGAGCGTGTCTATAATGTCTTCAATCAGATTCTTGATCAACAGACAACATTATTTTTTAATAGACACATCGATCAACTTATCCTTTGCTCTCTTTATGGTGTTGCAAAG GCTTGTAAATTAGAACTCTCATTCAAGGAGTTACTCAACTATTACAGAAAAGAAGCACAATGGAAACcagaagtttttcaaaatatctaTATTGGGAGTAGGAATAGTAATGAC GTATTAGTATCACGCCATGTTGGTATCATTAGTTTTTACAACGCGGTGTTTGTTCCAGCAGCCAAGCCTTTCCTGGTGTCACTAATATCATCTGGTACTTGTCCAGAAGACAAGAAGAATGCTAGTG GCCAAATTCCTGGATCACCCAAGCCATCTCCTCTCCCAAATAATTTACCAGATATGTCCCCGAAGAAAGTTTCAGCATCTCATAATGTATATGTGTCTCCTTTGCGGCAAACCAAG ATGGATTCACTTCTGTCACCAAGTTCCAGGAGTTTTTATGCATGCATTGGTGAAGGCACCCATGCTTATCAGAGCCCATCTAAAGATTTGGCTGCTATAAATAGCCGCCTAAATTA CGGCCGGAGAGTAAACAGTCGATTAAACTTCGACATGGTGAGCGACTCAGTGGTAGCTGGTAGTCTGGGCCAGCCAAATGGTGGTTCTACCTCCTTCGATCCTGCAGCTGCATTTAGCCCCCTTTCAAAGAAGAGAAAGCCAGATACTTGA
- the LOC136486565 gene encoding retinoblastoma-related protein 1-like isoform X4 encodes MSSPDPSPDPLPSTSSQQQKQLGSLANLLAEASRFYRRAYNELFSGVTTEQEPESSTNTPEYMLFGWHLFLMLRSRSPELFKDLVSCIHGLVAVLAILLIHVPVKFRSFTVEGSSHLIKQTEKGVDLIASLCHNYHASEERLKEMMDKSHKAIEDVFGMIALSASECKTENLDKIDTDGLMYFKGLIDMESFQSNLEKMEKLCNSNSCEGELDFKLILINNDYIPCAENSSGESTNLGRSKCVFEILASPTKTIKNMLTVPSSPLSPVTGGSVKIVQMTPVTSAMTTAKWLHEVISSLPEKPSSKLQQLLSSCDRDLTNAVTERVSIVLEAIFPTKSSTDGGGSLGLNRANVFDIPWAEARKMEASKLYYRVLEAICRAELQNSNVNNLTSLLSNERFHRCLIACSAELVLTTHKPVFMMFPAVLESTGLTAFDLSKIIESFVRHEEILPRQLKRHLNSLEEQLLESMVWEKGSSLYNSLIVARPSLASEIKYLGLLAEPMPSLDDLVVRQNIHVEGLPATPSKKRAAGPDDNADPRSPKRSCNESRNTVVERNLQTPPPKQSHMVSTSLKAKCHPLESTFASPTVSNPVGGNEKCADVTIQIFFSKILKLAAVRIRNLCERVQHVELTERVYNVFNQILDQQTTLFFNRHIDQLILCSLYGVAKACKLELSFKELLNYYRKEAQWKPEVFQNIYIGSRNSNDQPSLSWCH; translated from the exons ATGTCTTCGCCGGACCCTTCGCCCGATCCTTTGCCGTCGACGAGCAGCCAACAG CAGAAGCAATTGGGGAGTTTGGCAAATCTACTGGCAGAGGCAAGCAG GTTCTACCGCAGAGCATATAATGAACTGTTCTCAGGTGTAACTACTGAGCAGGAGCCTGAATCATCGACTAATACTCCTGAGTATATGCTTTTTGGGTGGCATCTCTTCTTAATGCTTCGTTCGAGATCGCCAGAATTGTTCAAGGACCTGGTGTCCTGCATCCATGGATTAGTTGCTGTGTTG GCCATACTTTTGATCCACGTGCCAGTTAAATTTAGGAGCTTCACGGTTGAAGGCTCTTCTCACTTAA TCAAACAAACTGAGAAAGGCGTGGATCTTATTGCTTCGTTATGCCATAATTATCATGCCTCTGAAGAACGTTTGAAAGAAATGATGGACAAGTCTCACAAGGCAATAGAAGACGTTTTCGGCATGATAGCACTAAGTGCTTCAGAGTGCAAAACAGAAAATTTGGATAAGATAGACACAG ATGGCCTGATGTATTTCAAAGGTCTCATTGATATGGAGTCTTTCCAGTCAAATCTGGAAAAAATGGAGAAACTATGTAATTCTAATAGCTGTGAAGGGGAGCTTGATTTTAAATTAATTTTGATTAATAATGATTATATCCCCTGTGCTGAGAACTCGTCTGGGGAATCCACCAATTTAGGACGTTCAAAG TGTGTCTTTGAAATATTGGCATCTCCCACAAAGACAATAAAGAACATGCTGACTGTTCCTAGTTCCCCTTTGTCACCCGTCACCGGTGGTTCAGTCAAGATTGTGCAAATGACACCAGTAACTTCTGCCATGACGACAGCTAAGTGGCTTCATGAGGTGATATCTTCATTGCCAGAGAAGCCTTCATCTAAGCTTCAGCAGTTGCTGTCATCATGCGATAGGGATTTGACAAATGCTGTCACAGAAAGGGTCAGCATAGTTTTGGAAGCAATTTTTCCAACCAAGTCTTCTACTGATGGGGGTGGCTCATTAGGCCTCAATCGTGCAAATGTCTTTGATATTCCATGGGCAGAAGCCAGAAAAATGGAGGCTTCCAAGTTGTACTATAGGGTATTAGAGGCAATCTGCAGAGCTGAGTTACAAAACAGCAATGTAAATAATCTAACTTCATTGCTGTCAAATGAGCGTTTTCACCGATGTTTGATTGCATGTTCAGCGGAGCTAGTGTTGACGACACATAAGCCAGTCTTCATGATGTTTCCTGCTGTTCTTGAGAGTACGGGACTAACTGCATTTGATTTGAGCAAAATAATTGAGAGCTTTGTGAGACATGAAGAGATCCTCCCAAGACAATTGAAAAGGCACCTAAATTCTTTAGAAGAACAGCTTTTGGAAAGCATGGTATGGGAGAAAGGTTCATCATTGTATAACTCATTGATTGTTGCCAGGCCATCTCTCGCTTCAGAAATAAAATACCTTGGGCTTTTGGCTGAACCAATGCCATCTCTTGATGACTTAGTGGTAAGGCAGAATATTCATGTTGAGGGCTTGCCTGCTACACCATCTAAAAAACGTGCTGCTGGTCCAG ATGACAACGCTGATCCTCGATCACCAAAGAGATCGTGCAATGAATCTAGGAACACAGTGGTAGAGCGCAATTTGCAGACACCTCCACCCAAGCAAAGCCACATGGTGTCGACTAGTTTGAAAGCAAAATGCCATCCACTCGAGTCCACATTTGCAAG TCCAACTGTCAGTAATCCTGTTGGTGGGAATGAAAAATGTGCTGACGTGACAATTCAGATATTTTTTTCCAAA ATTCTGAAGTTGGCTGCTGTTAGAATAAGAAACTTGTGTGAAAGGGTTCAACATGTGGAACTGACAGAGCGTGTCTATAATGTCTTCAATCAGATTCTTGATCAACAGACAACATTATTTTTTAATAGACACATCGATCAACTTATCCTTTGCTCTCTTTATGGTGTTGCAAAG GCTTGTAAATTAGAACTCTCATTCAAGGAGTTACTCAACTATTACAGAAAAGAAGCACAATGGAAACcagaagtttttcaaaatatctaTATTGGGAGTAGGAATAGTAATGAC CAGCCAAGCCTTTCCTGGTGTCACTAA
- the LOC136486565 gene encoding retinoblastoma-related protein 1-like isoform X1: MSSPDPSPDPLPSTSSQQQKQLGSLANLLAEASRFYRRAYNELFSGVTTEQEPESSTNTPEYMLFGWHLFLMLRSRSPELFKDLVSCIHGLVAVLAILLIHVPVKFRSFTVEGSSHLIKQTEKGVDLIASLCHNYHASEERLKEMMDKSHKAIEDVFGMIALSASECKTENLDKIDTDGLMYFKGLIDMESFQSNLEKMEKLCNSNSCEGELDFKLILINNDYIPCAENSSGESTNLGRSKCVFEILASPTKTIKNMLTVPSSPLSPVTGGSVKIVQMTPVTSAMTTAKWLHEVISSLPEKPSSKLQQLLSSCDRDLTNAVTERVSIVLEAIFPTKSSTDGGGSLGLNRANVFDIPWAEARKMEASKLYYRVLEAICRAELQNSNVNNLTSLLSNERFHRCLIACSAELVLTTHKPVFMMFPAVLESTGLTAFDLSKIIESFVRHEEILPRQLKRHLNSLEEQLLESMVWEKGSSLYNSLIVARPSLASEIKYLGLLAEPMPSLDDLVVRQNIHVEGLPATPSKKRAAGPDDNADPRSPKRSCNESRNTVVERNLQTPPPKQSHMVSTSLKAKCHPLESTFASPTVSNPVGGNEKCADVTIQIFFSKILKLAAVRIRNLCERVQHVELTERVYNVFNQILDQQTTLFFNRHIDQLILCSLYGVAKACKLELSFKELLNYYRKEAQWKPEVFQNIYIGSRNSNDVLVSRHVGIISFYNAVFVPAAKPFLVSLISSGTCPEDKKNASGQIPGSPKPSPLPNNLPDMSPKKVSASHNVYVSPLRQTKMDSLLSPSSRSFYACIGEGTHAYQSPSKDLAAINSRLNYSGRRVNSRLNFDMVSDSVVAGSLGQPNGGSTSFDPAAAFSPLSKKRKPDT, translated from the exons ATGTCTTCGCCGGACCCTTCGCCCGATCCTTTGCCGTCGACGAGCAGCCAACAG CAGAAGCAATTGGGGAGTTTGGCAAATCTACTGGCAGAGGCAAGCAG GTTCTACCGCAGAGCATATAATGAACTGTTCTCAGGTGTAACTACTGAGCAGGAGCCTGAATCATCGACTAATACTCCTGAGTATATGCTTTTTGGGTGGCATCTCTTCTTAATGCTTCGTTCGAGATCGCCAGAATTGTTCAAGGACCTGGTGTCCTGCATCCATGGATTAGTTGCTGTGTTG GCCATACTTTTGATCCACGTGCCAGTTAAATTTAGGAGCTTCACGGTTGAAGGCTCTTCTCACTTAA TCAAACAAACTGAGAAAGGCGTGGATCTTATTGCTTCGTTATGCCATAATTATCATGCCTCTGAAGAACGTTTGAAAGAAATGATGGACAAGTCTCACAAGGCAATAGAAGACGTTTTCGGCATGATAGCACTAAGTGCTTCAGAGTGCAAAACAGAAAATTTGGATAAGATAGACACAG ATGGCCTGATGTATTTCAAAGGTCTCATTGATATGGAGTCTTTCCAGTCAAATCTGGAAAAAATGGAGAAACTATGTAATTCTAATAGCTGTGAAGGGGAGCTTGATTTTAAATTAATTTTGATTAATAATGATTATATCCCCTGTGCTGAGAACTCGTCTGGGGAATCCACCAATTTAGGACGTTCAAAG TGTGTCTTTGAAATATTGGCATCTCCCACAAAGACAATAAAGAACATGCTGACTGTTCCTAGTTCCCCTTTGTCACCCGTCACCGGTGGTTCAGTCAAGATTGTGCAAATGACACCAGTAACTTCTGCCATGACGACAGCTAAGTGGCTTCATGAGGTGATATCTTCATTGCCAGAGAAGCCTTCATCTAAGCTTCAGCAGTTGCTGTCATCATGCGATAGGGATTTGACAAATGCTGTCACAGAAAGGGTCAGCATAGTTTTGGAAGCAATTTTTCCAACCAAGTCTTCTACTGATGGGGGTGGCTCATTAGGCCTCAATCGTGCAAATGTCTTTGATATTCCATGGGCAGAAGCCAGAAAAATGGAGGCTTCCAAGTTGTACTATAGGGTATTAGAGGCAATCTGCAGAGCTGAGTTACAAAACAGCAATGTAAATAATCTAACTTCATTGCTGTCAAATGAGCGTTTTCACCGATGTTTGATTGCATGTTCAGCGGAGCTAGTGTTGACGACACATAAGCCAGTCTTCATGATGTTTCCTGCTGTTCTTGAGAGTACGGGACTAACTGCATTTGATTTGAGCAAAATAATTGAGAGCTTTGTGAGACATGAAGAGATCCTCCCAAGACAATTGAAAAGGCACCTAAATTCTTTAGAAGAACAGCTTTTGGAAAGCATGGTATGGGAGAAAGGTTCATCATTGTATAACTCATTGATTGTTGCCAGGCCATCTCTCGCTTCAGAAATAAAATACCTTGGGCTTTTGGCTGAACCAATGCCATCTCTTGATGACTTAGTGGTAAGGCAGAATATTCATGTTGAGGGCTTGCCTGCTACACCATCTAAAAAACGTGCTGCTGGTCCAG ATGACAACGCTGATCCTCGATCACCAAAGAGATCGTGCAATGAATCTAGGAACACAGTGGTAGAGCGCAATTTGCAGACACCTCCACCCAAGCAAAGCCACATGGTGTCGACTAGTTTGAAAGCAAAATGCCATCCACTCGAGTCCACATTTGCAAG TCCAACTGTCAGTAATCCTGTTGGTGGGAATGAAAAATGTGCTGACGTGACAATTCAGATATTTTTTTCCAAA ATTCTGAAGTTGGCTGCTGTTAGAATAAGAAACTTGTGTGAAAGGGTTCAACATGTGGAACTGACAGAGCGTGTCTATAATGTCTTCAATCAGATTCTTGATCAACAGACAACATTATTTTTTAATAGACACATCGATCAACTTATCCTTTGCTCTCTTTATGGTGTTGCAAAG GCTTGTAAATTAGAACTCTCATTCAAGGAGTTACTCAACTATTACAGAAAAGAAGCACAATGGAAACcagaagtttttcaaaatatctaTATTGGGAGTAGGAATAGTAATGAC GTATTAGTATCACGCCATGTTGGTATCATTAGTTTTTACAACGCGGTGTTTGTTCCAGCAGCCAAGCCTTTCCTGGTGTCACTAATATCATCTGGTACTTGTCCAGAAGACAAGAAGAATGCTAGTG GCCAAATTCCTGGATCACCCAAGCCATCTCCTCTCCCAAATAATTTACCAGATATGTCCCCGAAGAAAGTTTCAGCATCTCATAATGTATATGTGTCTCCTTTGCGGCAAACCAAG ATGGATTCACTTCTGTCACCAAGTTCCAGGAGTTTTTATGCATGCATTGGTGAAGGCACCCATGCTTATCAGAGCCCATCTAAAGATTTGGCTGCTATAAATAGCCGCCTAAATTA TAGCGGCCGGAGAGTAAACAGTCGATTAAACTTCGACATGGTGAGCGACTCAGTGGTAGCTGGTAGTCTGGGCCAGCCAAATGGTGGTTCTACCTCCTTCGATCCTGCAGCTGCATTTAGCCCCCTTTCAAAGAAGAGAAAGCCAGATACTTGA
- the LOC136486565 gene encoding retinoblastoma-related protein 1-like isoform X2 has translation MSSPDPSPDPLPSTSSQQKQLGSLANLLAEASRFYRRAYNELFSGVTTEQEPESSTNTPEYMLFGWHLFLMLRSRSPELFKDLVSCIHGLVAVLAILLIHVPVKFRSFTVEGSSHLIKQTEKGVDLIASLCHNYHASEERLKEMMDKSHKAIEDVFGMIALSASECKTENLDKIDTDGLMYFKGLIDMESFQSNLEKMEKLCNSNSCEGELDFKLILINNDYIPCAENSSGESTNLGRSKCVFEILASPTKTIKNMLTVPSSPLSPVTGGSVKIVQMTPVTSAMTTAKWLHEVISSLPEKPSSKLQQLLSSCDRDLTNAVTERVSIVLEAIFPTKSSTDGGGSLGLNRANVFDIPWAEARKMEASKLYYRVLEAICRAELQNSNVNNLTSLLSNERFHRCLIACSAELVLTTHKPVFMMFPAVLESTGLTAFDLSKIIESFVRHEEILPRQLKRHLNSLEEQLLESMVWEKGSSLYNSLIVARPSLASEIKYLGLLAEPMPSLDDLVVRQNIHVEGLPATPSKKRAAGPDDNADPRSPKRSCNESRNTVVERNLQTPPPKQSHMVSTSLKAKCHPLESTFASPTVSNPVGGNEKCADVTIQIFFSKILKLAAVRIRNLCERVQHVELTERVYNVFNQILDQQTTLFFNRHIDQLILCSLYGVAKACKLELSFKELLNYYRKEAQWKPEVFQNIYIGSRNSNDVLVSRHVGIISFYNAVFVPAAKPFLVSLISSGTCPEDKKNASGQIPGSPKPSPLPNNLPDMSPKKVSASHNVYVSPLRQTKMDSLLSPSSRSFYACIGEGTHAYQSPSKDLAAINSRLNYSGRRVNSRLNFDMVSDSVVAGSLGQPNGGSTSFDPAAAFSPLSKKRKPDT, from the exons ATGTCTTCGCCGGACCCTTCGCCCGATCCTTTGCCGTCGACGAGCAGCCAACAG AAGCAATTGGGGAGTTTGGCAAATCTACTGGCAGAGGCAAGCAG GTTCTACCGCAGAGCATATAATGAACTGTTCTCAGGTGTAACTACTGAGCAGGAGCCTGAATCATCGACTAATACTCCTGAGTATATGCTTTTTGGGTGGCATCTCTTCTTAATGCTTCGTTCGAGATCGCCAGAATTGTTCAAGGACCTGGTGTCCTGCATCCATGGATTAGTTGCTGTGTTG GCCATACTTTTGATCCACGTGCCAGTTAAATTTAGGAGCTTCACGGTTGAAGGCTCTTCTCACTTAA TCAAACAAACTGAGAAAGGCGTGGATCTTATTGCTTCGTTATGCCATAATTATCATGCCTCTGAAGAACGTTTGAAAGAAATGATGGACAAGTCTCACAAGGCAATAGAAGACGTTTTCGGCATGATAGCACTAAGTGCTTCAGAGTGCAAAACAGAAAATTTGGATAAGATAGACACAG ATGGCCTGATGTATTTCAAAGGTCTCATTGATATGGAGTCTTTCCAGTCAAATCTGGAAAAAATGGAGAAACTATGTAATTCTAATAGCTGTGAAGGGGAGCTTGATTTTAAATTAATTTTGATTAATAATGATTATATCCCCTGTGCTGAGAACTCGTCTGGGGAATCCACCAATTTAGGACGTTCAAAG TGTGTCTTTGAAATATTGGCATCTCCCACAAAGACAATAAAGAACATGCTGACTGTTCCTAGTTCCCCTTTGTCACCCGTCACCGGTGGTTCAGTCAAGATTGTGCAAATGACACCAGTAACTTCTGCCATGACGACAGCTAAGTGGCTTCATGAGGTGATATCTTCATTGCCAGAGAAGCCTTCATCTAAGCTTCAGCAGTTGCTGTCATCATGCGATAGGGATTTGACAAATGCTGTCACAGAAAGGGTCAGCATAGTTTTGGAAGCAATTTTTCCAACCAAGTCTTCTACTGATGGGGGTGGCTCATTAGGCCTCAATCGTGCAAATGTCTTTGATATTCCATGGGCAGAAGCCAGAAAAATGGAGGCTTCCAAGTTGTACTATAGGGTATTAGAGGCAATCTGCAGAGCTGAGTTACAAAACAGCAATGTAAATAATCTAACTTCATTGCTGTCAAATGAGCGTTTTCACCGATGTTTGATTGCATGTTCAGCGGAGCTAGTGTTGACGACACATAAGCCAGTCTTCATGATGTTTCCTGCTGTTCTTGAGAGTACGGGACTAACTGCATTTGATTTGAGCAAAATAATTGAGAGCTTTGTGAGACATGAAGAGATCCTCCCAAGACAATTGAAAAGGCACCTAAATTCTTTAGAAGAACAGCTTTTGGAAAGCATGGTATGGGAGAAAGGTTCATCATTGTATAACTCATTGATTGTTGCCAGGCCATCTCTCGCTTCAGAAATAAAATACCTTGGGCTTTTGGCTGAACCAATGCCATCTCTTGATGACTTAGTGGTAAGGCAGAATATTCATGTTGAGGGCTTGCCTGCTACACCATCTAAAAAACGTGCTGCTGGTCCAG ATGACAACGCTGATCCTCGATCACCAAAGAGATCGTGCAATGAATCTAGGAACACAGTGGTAGAGCGCAATTTGCAGACACCTCCACCCAAGCAAAGCCACATGGTGTCGACTAGTTTGAAAGCAAAATGCCATCCACTCGAGTCCACATTTGCAAG TCCAACTGTCAGTAATCCTGTTGGTGGGAATGAAAAATGTGCTGACGTGACAATTCAGATATTTTTTTCCAAA ATTCTGAAGTTGGCTGCTGTTAGAATAAGAAACTTGTGTGAAAGGGTTCAACATGTGGAACTGACAGAGCGTGTCTATAATGTCTTCAATCAGATTCTTGATCAACAGACAACATTATTTTTTAATAGACACATCGATCAACTTATCCTTTGCTCTCTTTATGGTGTTGCAAAG GCTTGTAAATTAGAACTCTCATTCAAGGAGTTACTCAACTATTACAGAAAAGAAGCACAATGGAAACcagaagtttttcaaaatatctaTATTGGGAGTAGGAATAGTAATGAC GTATTAGTATCACGCCATGTTGGTATCATTAGTTTTTACAACGCGGTGTTTGTTCCAGCAGCCAAGCCTTTCCTGGTGTCACTAATATCATCTGGTACTTGTCCAGAAGACAAGAAGAATGCTAGTG GCCAAATTCCTGGATCACCCAAGCCATCTCCTCTCCCAAATAATTTACCAGATATGTCCCCGAAGAAAGTTTCAGCATCTCATAATGTATATGTGTCTCCTTTGCGGCAAACCAAG ATGGATTCACTTCTGTCACCAAGTTCCAGGAGTTTTTATGCATGCATTGGTGAAGGCACCCATGCTTATCAGAGCCCATCTAAAGATTTGGCTGCTATAAATAGCCGCCTAAATTA TAGCGGCCGGAGAGTAAACAGTCGATTAAACTTCGACATGGTGAGCGACTCAGTGGTAGCTGGTAGTCTGGGCCAGCCAAATGGTGGTTCTACCTCCTTCGATCCTGCAGCTGCATTTAGCCCCCTTTCAAAGAAGAGAAAGCCAGATACTTGA